AACAACATCATCTACAGATAAGGGGTACcctatgaaatcatcagcgatcaaggctctcacttccgggcggaaactcaggctttgctggacaaatacaagatcaaacgacatcgatcatccccctaccgtccccaaaccaacggagcggtggaggtgtagatacccgtatccgtcgatattggaatttatagagaacccgacaaacacccgatgatgataggacacatgtattctttagttgtcattgtcattatttggagctcgttttacgatgtagaatgggcgtcgtcgatgaagtattttactaatttaaatgatatttaaattaatgttttttttaagtgagttcattttattattttatatgatatttaaattatggtttttttgaggtgaattcaatttattttattttattttgaatttattttcccaagtttattttattgaaaataaaataaatagttgatttgaaaaatcattttatgaatatatttgatttgaaaaatcatttattttaatgtgttaatttatttgaaaaatcgattttaaaagcgaagaatactcgttttaaaagcatgtttttgagctcgattttagctcggtttttgggcccgttttctttacgagttggcacgaatatcgagtacactaaccaacctaagcctctacccatccacccttgttcgaacccccataaccacggcccaaattccaccccaaacaccccccaaccagcccgcgcatacaaacagcccccctgttttgcgtgatgaatcccgagcctaaaacccgctccaaataccaccaaaacccgtacccattaactctaacccataccctagtatcctacccatattaccctagcttaatcaccaagaaaacccctctcaaaccctcacaaaagctgctggacagcagctatgcgtgagcaggcccgactgcctctccctctcttttaccctactttaactccttataaataccacccctttaccatacattcattcctctaagttctccatacatcctaccttcactcacaagctttaaacctcagaaacaaaccctaattgcctctcaaaaaccctccacaaaaccgacatccaaactgaaacagtttgtgtgtcctcttcgaaaaacaattcgttcctccttcaaacctccatcaaaactcgagtttcttgttcctaattaaccatataacatccatatacacattagacaaagatttacgagccaaattgcccttgagagtacacgaaatccctcgaaaaacagagtgttatacactctgttttcgcggtttgttcttgtctgtccagttctgtttgtgctcgtttttcgtgcccaataactcaaaacgagcaggggttgctttaagatctctgttctcctctctttctagttttcaaaacatcttttaaatcgaattttcatcgtgaaacgagagagaaatcgctgtttgaaagttgctgtcctgATTCGATAAAAatgcgtgtttgctttgtttcttcgtcgacgacggcctctcgagataaaatctaccatcgattacgacccaagacggtgtcaacgatacatgtaggttgagggtgcatcaaatcctcctctttctcccttttatttcgttttttttatgtttgttttttatagtttgtttttattcgtttatcgtttttgtttatcgattgtttaattaactatgaaactagtttagtccgagtatgagttaaagtaccactatgaacacccgcgttgacttgagatgggaaagaaaccgctacatcagtcggtcgtacacccccgtctcatttacatatcctcgtgttcaaggtagggcattaataaaacgatttctgacttcgttcttcgcttttgacccctccttTGTTTCGcgtgattcgacccaccttaggaccattcacatgttaatacgacctctgattgttaacacacaactcgtttagatgacactagatcaatttgataacctaattagacacattagggtacatcgacatagctttaaaaaccgattaacaattctgtaacttaattgaattcatcttccctttcactaatcttctcgctagcatggaagtgcgtgcttaacacctttccatttgcactcgttgacgatttagaattgtacctaacctagttcgtatttatttaattcaatttgtaattaattaacctttaatttgttttatttatttctaattttttaaaagtcgttttaattatcttttatggttcaaaatctgtaaatttaatttaatgaattttttcgtaatttattttactgatttcgtaattaaaacataattaactttgcttttctacaaaaaccgtgccttgcacgggtctgtctgacttctgatccgtgcactgcacgggtctgccagttttagtttcttttcttcttttgtttctttaattgtttactaatcctattttaataaatatggattggtgaataattttaacaagttgggttcaatttaattaataagttgtacctaatttatttcaagcctttgtacttatttattttaatttaattagtttaattctaatctaatttgtttattaactaataattcggctaacatctttaattagtctaacttagctttagcttttttgtttacatttgtttcgtttattaagacttaatagtttaagttgtattttgttagtttgtattgtaatctgagtcaaaataattacgatagttgttgtaattagattgagttgtaatttatttctcgttgtgtcggcatgaaatgcctgggttgtaataggatacatcccaatggctcccccattcctcctaagccgtgtttgcgcatcttttatttcaaatcaaccaacatgctaaaacaactttgacaaagttagtattcatgcattaaacgacatagaaattgttgtcacatgttagggttttaaaacgatgtttgcatatcatatattgtagtagctatgaccttgtttgaactccgacacttgacttagtagaggccgttattgacgggcggggttaggtgtccttatgggcttcctaacacgtaccctcaccccttactcaagatctatggtttgtggatccgtctaaataccattggattacgagagtcattcaaatcgagtgatatagggtacaagtctttatctttaatcactcgtagtcgattggctttatgcttttcgatgaaaggtgtaaagttgacttgaacggttccaagttcccaaaaaacttggtggcgactctaatttgtcttaattcgattcgaaagaacctcgagtcgattatgcctagtgtggatcccgctgGACGCAGcgattcccgagggccttgtccacgatttggcgactactggggaaaagaggactagttacactttgtttctagggtcttttcctccgaggtgaaacttgaaaagaaagtgttggaaagtaaaacattactcatagtgctacgattcatgcataaacccttaaggacttgccgggccgtcccaaagcgtttcttcgtgatgcgtgggggcgacgtcccactatgctaggaagctgcacattgctcgcttccacttcacctcgcgtggttcttgatggtggggacgatcttctaggtactctaccttaagacaccttgctctataagaccgcaaaaggatggagggcatagaccttcttgtagaagacttgccgagacttagagatgtctaggagcatatatccttataacatgagaattacaatgtgcaaattgttttcccgagtcttttcgaaatttcccatgtccttttcaaaaccgaacttttgaacaacttactttcaaaatagcatggttttaaaaacgcggaatgctgcccaaataggactagaattttcggccaaaacaagcttttatagccggcatgctacccatttcaaatctcatttttcaaatcgatcattcgtttttcaaaatcaatccaaaatgcctctcgaacctcaaccaagcatgaaatgcgtcgagtcgtgtccgggtcatggccgtgttaggccgggtgtgtttcgttctaagagtctagaacatgaccttgttgggtcacccaagctcacctcttgggctttgagtcatgttggtcgaccatttggtctaggatagtccacagacacgtccaagctaggccctttaggacgtttcacccgaacctaaggactatgttggtccaatcaagggtttagtcacaccgagtccggtttagaatcgtgctatgacagtttgagtcatgtcgttttgccgagtctaaaatgaaccaaggtctaaatccaaccgtgagtcgaacctttggttagtcagtctcaagtcgagtctttgtttgagtcaagttggggtcgtgtccttaagtgtgcaggggaacttactttaaatattgactcagtacggggttttcttgtagaaaggccgccaaaaacccgacgtcaagcaatgcaagatgctgttaacaagctcactgaggccgtgaacctcatgatgacccgaatggatgcaatcgaatctaagcggGTGAAGATTCCTCTCCACTCGaccgatccggagaaacggttcaagttcatcaaagaccgtttgaaactctcccagggaaagaacatccactacgaaaatgctagggcctatgccccagttcagaataagttgcccacgaacatggtactcactgatatcccaaggtttaagggcacagaagatccagtccaccatgttaaggcctataaagggtacttagcactgaaaggAGTACCTGCTgaaatgctctctgaaattttcgctcaatctctggatgaacacccgaaggcgtggttctacaatctggaccttaagaacttctctactttcgaagatattacggtggagttctgcaagcactatgctgataatcactactacaaatcccttaCATTGATGACGCTTTTGCATTGATGCTTTTATAAAGCGTCGACCGTAAATAACCCtccaattttaatttttttggaaACCGCCCCCATTTACTAATAAGAAAGCGAAAAAGTACAGTTTTCTAAATTTTCACTAAAATCCCCCGCTAACCCCCATCCACTGTCATGACTTTACTCCTCTTTTTTCAATTAAAAAACCCTAACCTTCAAAATCCCGTTCAATGATCAGCGATTTTCCTGCCAATCATCAGCAATTTTTCATTCAATCATCAGCAAAGACGATTCAATCAGCAATTTTCCGTTCAATCTGCCAATCAATTGTAATTCTACAACTCACAAATGTAAAATCTGCTTCTTACATATCATAGGTACGGTGCTCTCATTCATTTTCAATTACTTGTATGTTATTGATAGTAATTTTAATTGCTTTAATCGGATTATGAGCGTGCTCAATAATTCCGATCATCAGCAAAGATGATTAAGTTATTGGTTTTCGGGACATATATAAATAATATGGTGCTATCTGAACTCGATTACGTTCTTTGTTTAATTTTGATTCTTATTTTTCGTTTGATTTTAAGTTCAATTATGAAATgtagggttttggtttaaagttcTAAGATTTAAATTCTGAGGGTTTCAACTCCATGAATATCCGTTCCATATTTTCTGGCCTTCGATTTTATTAGTCCATTTGTTGGTTCTGCATTTGAAGAATGTTGGCGAAGTGGAAGCATCTTACAGTTTGACGGTATGTTGATTCTCGTTCATTTGTGCTTCATAAGGTTTGCCAATCTTTTGAAATTCGTAAACAAAACTCTGATCTTTTATGGCCAGTGAGAGCTGGAGCCATGAGGCTTACACTTTACAGTAACTTGTTTTAGCCATGGCAATCAAGTTGAGCTCGCCACTTTAGGTTAACATTCAATCATAACCTGACTTGAAAATCTATGTACTTTTGCTTTTTTCCACGGAAAACCTCTCAACGACAAATCAACAGCAGTACCCTAGTCCCTCAAAGTTGTGCCCTGTGTTGTAATACTGCATTGAATCTTAATTAAGGGTAATGTTCATGAATCAGCTGACATTTCTCAgattagcctttgtcttcttTTATGCAGTTTAAGTGTTCAGAAGGTGTGATGATAAGTGAGGTACATGTGACGATACTCTCAAGTTCTTTATTTGGGATTTACACGATTTATGTCTGTATAACTGAATACTACTTCCTTAAACATCTAATTGCAGGAGCAATTCTTTATCATGAAGCCAGAAGAGGTAGTCACTCGGTCTTGTAAAGTCAACCCAACCACTGATCAAGCTGCAAAATATGCTTGTTCCGGTAAAGCTATTTGCTCatcttttttcttattttgtgtcTGTTTAAATGGGAATTTGGGCCACAgtcaaaatttgattttttgcaAACTTATTGTCCCTGTTACAGCAATTTTGAAAGACTCGGAATTCAAAGAAGTTGATAGGGTTGAGTGCCAGTTCACCACCACAGCCACAGTGCTAGACAATGGAACACTGGTCTGTACAGTCACCTGTGACGGAAATCACATTCTAAAGTATTACATCCTATTTGCTTTGCTTTCAGAAATCATAGAATGATAGACTACACTGGACATCCTGATTCCCGAGTGAAAGGCCACTTGGAAACTTCAGTTGATTTGAAGTAAAATCCGAAAATGCATCCTATAAACATAAACTTGACAAATGTAGTTGTTGAAGTTCAAGAGCTTGTTAGGTTATTGGAACGTATGTTACTTTACTCTGACACACCAAGTGCGCTGAACAAAACCCGACACAAAACCAAAACATGAAATTTTACCAAAATCATTCATGATCATATAAACTGCAGGGACCCCCCTTTCAACCGTCACTCTTCGAATCAGTTAAAAGCTTTTGGAACAAATTCTGGGCTGGTTTGTCAGTCTTCATCATGGGAAAATCTTGCAGGTACATGTTTCGACACTGTCAAACTCGATAGCTTGTTGATCATTTAAGCACTAAAAATATTTTGAATTGCACTTGTATCGAATGTGTTTAGTTTTTTCCATTCCAACTCCTATCTTCTCCTATGTTGCTTGGAGTCTTCAATATTACTCACGTAGCCGCGTCGGCCGTCGGACACTCCACCCCCGGACATGGGTAGGACACTCGGACACTTATTTTAGACCAAAAACATGAATGGTATAGGTATCCAAGTTATATTTTATGTCAGTATGGTTTCGTCTCGCAAATTATATTTTCGGTCTAGTAAACACTATCTTTATGCTTTTGTGTCGCAATTCCTATTGAAAAGCTTGTAAAGTTAATGTCTCCGCCTCAACTATCATCTAGGTTGATGGTACGTTACCCGATGTTCATATATTATGGTTATTATATAATTGATTTTTTGAGAACATAATATTTTAGAAAGCCTGTGATATCCAGTTCATTCTGAAACATTCACTAATGATGAGTTCTATGTTGATCAAGCTAAGAGTTACTTGGCTCAGGAGGTTTAAAATAAGAAGTTTGCTTGGTCATGATGAAAAAGTGAGTTCACACCAACATCTAATGAACACATCAGAGGAATCTCTTCGAAAAAGGTAAGCATTAGAGATTGTAGGAGAATAGTGGAAAGACTCACTTAAACTCTTAATATGCTGCCTTTTTTTTCAAGGCATTTTAGAAAATTACAGGAGCTATTAAGTCATTTTATGCTAATTCGTTGTTGTTTTACCTTTAATTATATGTAGCGTAGTTAAGATGGGAGTCCTAGACTTTTATGTTGTTGATGTTAAAAAATGCGGTATGATGCTCACAACTCGTTTAAACATTTTTGCTTGATTGCTTTGTGTATTGTGTCTACTATTGAATTTTTTAGCTTCATCTTTTCTGTAGTTATGCAATGAAAATATAATCTGATACGAATTTTAACAGGCTGCCTCGTAGTGCTCAACTCCATACCTCAAAATTCGAGTCTTGTTGAATGTGTAAATTTCCTGGCTCTCAAACTATTAACTGATATTAACTGATTTGGCTCTTTCAGAGCTTCTTGTATGAGTATCATGCTGTTTTGTAGGATCTCTGTACCAGTGgtctcactactacaaatcccttgCGTTAATGACGCTTTTGCATTGACGCTCTCATAAACCGTGGACCCATAATTAAccctccaattttttttttttgggatgacCGCCATATTCATAATGTTAGGCGCAATATTctaattttccaattttcaactAATAACCCATTATTCCCCCCACATTCACTATCAGCTATTCATTCAATTTTGATCAAACTCGTTCCACGAAAAACCCTAACCTTTCAATTTCTCATTCTATCATTTCGCCTCTGATTCTTCCATTTATTCCAACTTAACTCCATCAACTTCGTTTCTTCATCTTTTTATGTATCAGTCTGCTCTcttcttttcaatttttatctCC
This sequence is a window from Silene latifolia isolate original U9 population unplaced genomic scaffold, ASM4854445v1 scaffold_597, whole genome shotgun sequence. Protein-coding genes within it:
- the LOC141639910 gene encoding uncharacterized protein LOC141639910, producing the protein MKPEEVVTRSCKVNPTTDQAAKYACSAILKDSEFKEVDRVECQFTTTATVLDNGTLVCTVTCDGNHILKDPPFNRHSSNQLKAFGTNSGLVCQSSSWENLAASCMSIMLFCRISVPVVSLLQIPCVNDAFALTLS